accTGCGAAGGGTCGGTGACTCTCAGTGTGACCACATCTTCGCTGGTATATTTAATGAAAAGGTGAtgctcatccagcagctgcatcTTCCAcatcctcagcctcctcagctGATCAAAAAACTGGAAGAATCTGACGCCGACATGCAACATGTGATTAAAACCAAGAGCTGGGTCAACTGAACTGATCAATAAAGGCATATTTAACAAAGGGACATTATGGAGGTGGACTGGATGGTCAGCTTTGGTGATCGACAGCTAatttaaaccaaacaaaacacacgAAATTACAGTCCAGCTCATGTATTTTATTCCTGAACACACTGTGTGACTAACTTTGTTTATAGAGACTTAGCTCTTAATGTGTTTTCCCTGCTTTCAACAAGGACTAAATTAATGAGCAACCGGACTTGATAAACTGAGCTGCAGTAAAcgttctctgctctcctctccagacacacacacagtcagaccaCTCCAGCTAGTTTGAGCATTAGATGAATCTGAAGGACTGACAGATACAGTCAGATGATTTCTAAGCATCATTTTACACATAAACTGTTTAGTTTGGTTAAAACGAACTCTGGCGCGTTTGCCTCATttaatgtggttttgtttgtgctggAGTGAAAGCTGTGAATCACACCCGGGTGCAGAGTAAACACAGACTAAACAGAGACCGCAGTCCGGTTGTAAGCAGACTGTGGTGCGCTTCATTTgggtgtgaaaacaaaacagacccaCCACTGGACTGTGTGATTCTAGTCAAAAGCTGCTGGCCGTGAACTGTTTAGAAAGCGATCGCCTGATCTGCACAAGACATTTATACCATATATTTATACAAGATCAtgttgttaccatggtaactCGAATGCACATCACCACCTGAGTGCAGAAATTTCCACTTATGAATCAGACAGTGAAAAGGAGCTAAAACAGAGGTGTGTTGTGTCctactttgtgtattttaacagttCTTTAATATAAAAAGTGTGAAATGAAGCGATCACACAGCAGCTATACTATAACTACAGTTTGTCTGAAAGACAAATTAAGACCAAATGAACCAAGCTACTAGTGTAAAGGCACCATTAACCAGTGAACTAACCATACAGTCCTGCACTTTATAGTAGTTAATTTCAAACTTGTGGGAAACCCAGAGTAAGATTAGCAAGTAAGTGATTATCACTGTGCCCTGgttaagcagcagaaaacaacTGAATGGACCAAAGTAAGTGAGCAATTAAAGattagataagataagataaacaaacacagactgaaaagagGACAGTAATATTGCAAACCTCCTCTTGGCGGTGGCACTGCCATCCTGCTCAGCCCTCCTCCAGAGGTAGACCAGCAGCCTGTGCTTCAGGGAGTTGATGGTTTTGTCAGTGTACAGGCGAGGGAAGCCAGGCTGGCTCTCAGCCTGAGCCTCCGTGTAAACGGCTGAAAGAGTCAGGAGGTCGTCCTCATAACAAAACCGCCCAATCGTCCTGACGTCCAGAAACGTTCCCTCGGGCGTCACCTGGTTGGAaaagggagaggggggaaaaaaaagagattgcTGTAATGAGACAAAGCGGATAcatgggatttttttcttcagctctttCAACAGCAGCGAATTTTAAATCTAGATGAAATCACTTTCTCCTCACCTGAAAGACATGTATGGTCTGCTGCTGGACCGACAGCACAGCCAGGATGTTCCTGTAGAGGTAGAGGCCCTGGTTGTGGGACAGGATTATCTTGTCACACTTGAAGGACCTGGTGTCACACAGCTTGCCTGTGTGGAGGTCGATAATGTGGAGGGAGTAGTCTTCTAGAGGAGAGCGGGGATTAGGCGTCACAGATTCGTTGTTACGATATACCTGGTGGGAGATAAAAGGAGAGATTTAATGGTCTGAGCCAAACTATGGAGGTAAATTTGTCGAGTTTCTTTGTAAATATGCAGTAAGTCTGATTCCATCGTTACCTCAAAGAAATACGGCGGCGGCTCCTCTGGGACGTACACAGCCGACCCAACAATGACGTAGCGGCAGTCGTCTGTGAAGAGGCTGCACTCCCTGTTTAGGTGTTCTCCGTTTGAGGCCACATTAGTGACATGGAGCAAGGAGAAAAAGCGCTCAAACAGACGGCCTCGGATGTTGAGGGAGCGCTGGTCGTTGGCTGTTAGGAGAGTCTCTCCCTCTTGGCCTCTCAGCAGGTCCTGAGCTGCCTGGCAGCCTTGGTATTCATATATCTGGAAGAGGAACATTAACACTGGAGAACAGTTTTTCCCTCAACTTTCTGTCTCTGGGAAAAATGGGCAGTTAGATGGACCAAGCATGTTCCAGTCTATGTCATGTGCTTCTGATAGATGGCagataaaaaccaaacaatatGTGGTATTTAAAGAGcctgagagagatgagaagttCACAGTGAGGTCTCTCTCCTCTTACCTCCAGTGAAGTCTGGTCAGAGGAGAAGGCGATGAAGCAGCGTCCATCTGGTGAAAACTTCCTAAGGAAGCAGGGCGGCTTCTCCACGTTGACCACAGTGAAGTTGGGGAACAAGTTTTGGTGGAAGCAGCGCACTCGGTACCAGTGAGCTCCCGGGCGGCCTGAGCAGATCCTGCGCCTCTCGAGGCGATGAACCACATTCTGATTCTGGATCCTTCTGGGTTTCAGGGTTGGAGTGTCCTCATCCATTACTGTGATCAGAGAATAAGCTCAAACCCTTCCTCAGTGGGTTGTTGGACAGGCGGAGAGTACGGTGAGACGACTACATCACAAGCACAGTCTCTGTACCTGTGTTTTcaagagaaagtgagaaggCATGGAACAGATGAGGACTCTGTTGTCTATGCTTGGGAGCTCACATACGACTGAGTGATTAACAGCAGAACAAAAATATTAGCAGCagagcaatatatatatatatgaactgTCAACAAAATTATGAATAACATTAAATTGTGTGAATTACagcaataaatataaatgacaaTATACATGTCAACAGAATATAtgcatggaaaaaaatatgaatggcAGAGGGCAATATAAGTAGCAGAGCAAAACAGCAGCCACTGAAAAATAATACCaatcaaataaaataactatTCACAGTCCTCAGGCAGTGTAGTTTTACGTTAGGCAGCTCAGGCTGAGGACTGGCTCTGGTCCTTTCACTGACGACCGGAGAACCTGAGCCCGTTCATCGTGAACTACAAACACAGGAGGACTTTGTGTTGATTAAACCAGAGTCCAGAACCAAGCTCCAGGTCTGAACTGCGTACCAGTAGCTCACTAATTCAGCtccacagttaaaaaaaaaccgtCATTTGTATCACAGGATATTTCACACAACACGCTGATACTCACTCGCTGCTTCTAAAACCCAACTATCCCACGACCAGGAAGCGCTCCGGCCGCTCCA
The window above is part of the Toxotes jaculatrix isolate fToxJac2 chromosome 5, fToxJac2.pri, whole genome shotgun sequence genome. Proteins encoded here:
- the det1 gene encoding DET1 homolog, whose product is MDEDTPTLKPRRIQNQNVVHRLERRRICSGRPGAHWYRVRCFHQNLFPNFTVVNVEKPPCFLRKFSPDGRCFIAFSSDQTSLEIYEYQGCQAAQDLLRGQEGETLLTANDQRSLNIRGRLFERFFSLLHVTNVASNGEHLNRECSLFTDDCRYVIVGSAVYVPEEPPPYFFEVYRNNESVTPNPRSPLEDYSLHIIDLHTGKLCDTRSFKCDKIILSHNQGLYLYRNILAVLSVQQQTIHVFQVTPEGTFLDVRTIGRFCYEDDLLTLSAVYTEAQAESQPGFPRLYTDKTINSLKHRLLVYLWRRAEQDGSATAKRRFFQFFDQLRRLRMWKMQLLDEHHLFIKYTSEDVVTLRVTDPSQPSFFVVYNMVSTEVLAIFENTSDQLLELFENFCDLFRNATLHSQAVQFPCSASSNNYARQVQRRFKDTIVNAKYGGHTEAVRRLLGQLPISAQSYSSSPYLDLSLFSYDDKWVSVMERPKTCGDHPIRFYARDSGLLKFKIQAGLLGRPVNHTVRRLVAFTFHPFEPFAISVQRTNTEYVVNFHMRHVCA